Proteins from one Peromyscus eremicus chromosome 8a, PerEre_H2_v1, whole genome shotgun sequence genomic window:
- the Faxdc2 gene encoding fatty acid hydroxylase domain-containing protein 2 isoform X2 has product MRGDMESPRHHGKSNQEGHIWGSMRRTALILGSGLLLSVAFWNSVTWHLQRFWGASGYFWQTQWEKLLSTFEGNEWMLFLIGAALVPGLCFWGFNGLLLVVDTTGKPTFISRYRIQLGKNEPVDPVKLRQSVRTVVFNQTMISLPMLVIFYPFFKWRGDPCSRELPTFHWFLVELALFTLAEEIFFYYAHRLLHHPTLYKKIHKKHHEWTAPIGVISLYAHPIEHVVSNMLPVMVGPLAMGSHLSSITLWLSLAVIITTISHCGYHLPFLPSPEFHDYHHLKFNQCYGVLGVLDHLHGTDIMFKQTKAYERHVLLLGFTPLSESIPDPPKKMESTSLLGPSRVFPHK; this is encoded by the exons ATGAGAGGAGACATGGAAAGCCCAAGACATCATGGGAAGTCCAACCAG GAGGGACACATCTGGGGCTCCATGAGGAGGACGGCTCTCATCCTGGGCTCTGGGCTGCTCTTGTCTGTAGCCTTCTGGAACTCAGTCACATG GCATCTTCAGAGGTTTTGGGGTGCTTCTGGCTACTTTTGGCAGACCCAGTGGGAAAAACTGCTGTCTACATTTGAAGGCAATGAGTGGATGCTGTTCCTTATAG GTGCTGCCCTGGTGCCTGGGCTCTGCTTCTGGGGCTTCAATGGCCTCCTGCTGGTGGTGGACACAACAGGGAAACCCACCTTCATCTCCCGTTACCGCATCCAACTGGGCAAGAACGAGCCG GTGGACCCTGTAAAACTGCGTCAGTCTGTCCGCACAGTTGTTTTCAACCAGACTATGATCTCTCTTCCCATGCTGGTCATCTTCTACCCTTTCTTCAAGTGGAGGGGAGACCCCTGCAGCCGAGAGCTGCCCACCTTCCACTGGTTCCTCGTGGAGCTGGCCCTTTTCACCCTCGCAGAGGAAATCTTCTTCTACTACGCACACCG GCTCCTTCACCACCCAACGTTGTACAAGAAAATTCACAAGAAACATCATGAATGGACAGCACCCATTGGTGTGATCTCACTCTATGCACATCCTATTGAACACGTG GTTTCCAACATGTTGCCGGTTATGGTGGGTCCTCTAGCAATGGGCTCTCATCTTTCCTCCATCACTCTGTGGTTGTCCCTGGCCGTCATCATCACCACTATCTCCCACTGTGGCTACCACCTGCCTTTCCTGCCCTCCCCTGAATTCCACGACTACCACCACCTCAA GTTCAACCAGTGCTACGGGGTGCTGGGGGTGCTGGAtcacctgcatgggaccgacatCATGTTTAAGCAGACCAAGGCCTACGAGAGACATGTCCTCCTGCTGGGCTTCAC